A window from Dehalobacter sp. DCA encodes these proteins:
- the fusA gene encoding elongation factor G, whose amino-acid sequence MARQVPLEKTRNIGIMAHIDAGKTTTTERILFYTGRVHKIGEVHDGAATMDWMVQEQERGITITSAATTCQWKGHNVNIIDTPGHVDFTVEVERSLRVLDGAVAVFCSVGGVEPQSETVWRQADKYGVPRIAYINKMDRVGADFFRGVSMIVDRLGSNPVPIQLPIGTEDKFSGIVDLVTMKATVYTDDLGTASDVSDIPADLMELAQEYREKLLEAVSDVDEELMMKYLEGAEISEQEIKQAIRKGTISLKFIPVLCGSSFKNKGVQPLLDAVVDYMPSPLDVPAIQGVNPDTGEEDVRHSDDNAPFSALAFKIMSDPYVGKLTFFRVYSGTLSAGSYITNSTKGKKERIGRILRMHANHREDVDEIRAGDIAAAVGIKDVSTGDTLCDEKNRVILESMVFPEPVIHIAIEPKTKADQEKLGGSLAKLAEEDPTFKMRTDEETGQTIISGMGELHLEIIVDRLMREFKVDCNVGRPQVAYKETIRKHVKAEGKYVRQSGGRGQYGHCWVQFEPLEQGTGFVFESKIVGGVIPKEYISPIGAGIEEALQNGILAGYPVLDIKATVVDGSYHDVDSSEMAFKIAGSMAFKAAAAKADPAILEPMMKVEVTVPEEYMGDVIGDLNSRRGRIEGMEARSGAQIIRGFVPLSEMFGYATELRSRTQGRGVYSMQFDHYEEVPKNIAEGIIAKRQGA is encoded by the coding sequence GTGGCAAGGCAAGTTCCCTTGGAGAAAACTCGGAATATCGGCATCATGGCGCATATTGATGCTGGAAAGACCACAACCACAGAGCGCATCTTATTTTACACTGGCCGTGTTCATAAAATCGGTGAAGTGCATGATGGTGCTGCCACGATGGATTGGATGGTTCAGGAGCAGGAGCGTGGGATTACCATTACTTCTGCAGCTACCACCTGTCAATGGAAAGGGCACAATGTTAATATCATCGACACACCCGGGCACGTTGATTTTACCGTTGAGGTCGAGCGCTCTCTGCGTGTACTGGACGGCGCTGTAGCGGTGTTCTGTTCAGTTGGCGGTGTTGAGCCTCAGTCGGAAACAGTTTGGCGCCAGGCCGACAAATACGGTGTACCTCGTATCGCTTATATAAATAAGATGGACAGAGTCGGTGCGGATTTTTTCCGTGGAGTTTCCATGATTGTTGACCGCCTGGGATCAAATCCTGTTCCTATTCAGCTTCCGATTGGAACTGAAGACAAATTTAGCGGGATTGTGGATTTGGTTACCATGAAAGCAACAGTATACACAGATGACCTCGGCACAGCAAGTGATGTTTCCGATATTCCTGCAGACCTGATGGAATTGGCGCAGGAATACCGTGAGAAATTACTGGAAGCTGTCTCAGATGTCGATGAAGAATTGATGATGAAATATCTGGAGGGCGCAGAGATCTCCGAACAGGAAATCAAGCAGGCGATCCGCAAAGGCACGATTAGCTTAAAATTCATTCCGGTTTTATGCGGATCATCCTTTAAGAACAAAGGGGTTCAGCCTTTGCTTGATGCTGTCGTCGATTATATGCCGTCGCCTCTTGATGTGCCGGCTATCCAGGGTGTCAATCCGGATACCGGTGAGGAAGACGTCCGTCATTCCGATGACAACGCACCTTTTTCAGCATTGGCATTTAAAATTATGTCGGATCCTTATGTTGGAAAATTGACCTTCTTCCGCGTTTATTCCGGAACGCTCAGTGCGGGTTCCTATATCACGAACTCGACCAAGGGCAAGAAGGAAAGAATTGGCCGTATTCTTCGGATGCACGCCAATCACCGCGAAGATGTCGATGAAATCCGCGCTGGGGATATCGCTGCAGCTGTCGGCATCAAAGATGTCAGCACAGGGGATACGTTATGCGATGAAAAGAACCGCGTTATTCTCGAATCGATGGTATTCCCCGAACCGGTTATTCATATTGCAATTGAACCTAAAACAAAGGCTGACCAGGAAAAGCTTGGCGGATCACTCGCAAAGCTTGCTGAAGAAGATCCTACCTTTAAGATGCGTACGGATGAAGAAACCGGACAAACCATTATTTCAGGGATGGGAGAACTTCACCTGGAAATCATTGTTGACAGGTTGATGCGAGAGTTTAAAGTGGACTGTAATGTGGGTCGTCCACAGGTAGCCTATAAGGAAACGATCCGCAAGCATGTCAAAGCAGAAGGAAAATATGTTCGGCAGTCTGGTGGACGTGGACAGTATGGTCACTGCTGGGTTCAATTCGAACCGCTCGAACAGGGCACTGGCTTTGTATTTGAAAGCAAGATTGTCGGTGGCGTTATTCCTAAAGAATATATATCGCCGATCGGTGCTGGTATCGAAGAAGCCCTTCAAAATGGTATCCTGGCCGGATATCCGGTTCTGGATATCAAGGCGACCGTCGTTGACGGATCCTACCATGATGTCGACTCCTCTGAAATGGCCTTCAAAATTGCCGGTTCAATGGCTTTCAAAGCAGCGGCTGCGAAAGCAGACCCCGCAATTCTGGAGCCGATGATGAAGGTGGAAGTCACCGTGCCGGAAGAATATATGGGCGATGTCATCGGAGATTTGAACTCGCGCCGAGGCAGAATCGAAGGTATGGAAGCTCGTTCGGGTGCCCAGATTATCCGCGGCTTTGTGCCGCTTTCAGAGATGTTCGGTTATGCTACAGAGCTCCGTTCCCGTACTCAGGGCAGGGGCGTATATTCAATGCAGTTTGATCATTATGAGGAAGTGCCCAAAAATATTGCCGAAGGCATCATTGCCAAGCG
- the rpsG gene encoding 30S ribosomal protein S7: MPRKGYIAKREILPDPIYKNKTVTKFINQIMLDGKKGVAESNCYNAFQIIQDKTGKDPIEVFETALKNVMPVLEVKARRVGGANYQVPIEVRVDRRLTLGLRWLVEYARKRGEKTMQEKLAGELMDAANNTGGSYKKKEDTHKMAEANKAFAHYRW; encoded by the coding sequence TTGCCCAGAAAAGGTTATATTGCGAAAAGAGAGATCCTGCCGGATCCAATCTATAAGAATAAGACCGTTACAAAATTTATTAACCAGATTATGCTTGACGGCAAAAAAGGTGTTGCTGAATCGAATTGCTATAATGCCTTTCAGATTATTCAAGATAAGACCGGCAAAGATCCGATCGAAGTATTTGAGACGGCATTAAAAAATGTTATGCCTGTATTAGAAGTCAAAGCACGCAGAGTCGGTGGTGCTAACTATCAGGTGCCGATCGAAGTACGTGTGGACCGTCGTCTGACCCTAGGCCTCCGTTGGCTGGTTGAGTATGCCCGTAAAAGGGGAGAAAAAACCATGCAGGAAAAACTGGCCGGAGAGCTAATGGATGCTGCCAACAATACTGGCGGTTCTTATAAGAAAAAAGAAGATACCCATAAAATGGCCGAAGCAAACAAGGCTTTTGCTCATTATCGCTGGTAA
- the rpsL gene encoding 30S ribosomal protein S12: MPTIHQLIRKGREKVIAKSTAPALQWGHNSLKRKDFPSGGSPQKRGVCTRVYTTTPKKPNSALRKVARVRLTNGIEITTYIPGIGHNLQEHSVVLVRGGRVKDLPGVRYHIVRGALDTTGVQNRSQARSKYGAKRPKKK; encoded by the coding sequence ATGCCGACAATTCATCAGCTTATCCGCAAAGGGAGAGAAAAGGTTATTGCAAAATCGACCGCTCCTGCTCTGCAATGGGGACATAATTCACTGAAACGCAAGGATTTTCCTTCGGGTGGTTCTCCGCAAAAGAGAGGGGTATGTACGAGAGTGTATACCACAACACCTAAAAAACCGAATTCTGCTCTGAGAAAGGTAGCCCGTGTCCGCCTGACCAATGGCATTGAAATAACCACGTATATTCCTGGAATCGGCCACAACCTTCAGGAACACTCCGTAGTTCTGGTTCGTGGAGGCCGTGTTAAGGATCTTCCGGGCGTACGTTATCATATCGTTCGTGGGGCATTGGATACAACCGGTGTTCAAAACCGTAGTCAGGCTCGTTCCAAGTATGGGGCCAAGAGACCTAAGAAAAAATAA
- a CDS encoding L7Ae/L30e/S12e/Gadd45 family ribosomal protein: MLDESIKKTQRVVVGFKQTSRALEKGEVGSIYLAKDADQKLLRPILEMCAVRQIEIKEVPTMTELGKACGIKVGAAVAAILND, from the coding sequence ATGCTTGATGAATCTATAAAAAAAACGCAAAGAGTTGTGGTTGGTTTTAAACAAACCAGCCGGGCGCTGGAGAAAGGCGAAGTCGGCAGTATTTATCTTGCCAAGGATGCAGATCAAAAGCTTCTTCGCCCGATCCTGGAGATGTGTGCTGTCAGACAAATTGAAATCAAGGAAGTTCCTACGATGACTGAATTGGGTAAAGCCTGTGGTATTAAAGTGGGTGCTGCAGTCGCAGCCATTCTGAATGACTAG
- the rpoC gene encoding DNA-directed RNA polymerase subunit beta', whose amino-acid sequence MLDVNNFERMRIGLASPEMIRKWSYGEVKKPETINYRTLKPEREGLFCEKIFGPTRDWECHCGKYKRVRYKGIICDRCGVEVTRSKVRRERMGHIELAAPVSHIWYFKGIPSRMGLLLDMSPRSLEKVLYFVAYIVVDPKDTSLMKKQLLTETEYREAREKYGSGFKAEMGAEAIKALLAEIDLDKLNEELRTELKEVSGQRKIRAIRRLEVVEAFKQSGNSPEWMVLDAIPVIPPELRPMVQLDGGRFATSDLNDLYRRVINRNNRLKKLLDLGAPDIIVRNEKRMLQEAVDALIDNGRRGRPVTGPGNRPLKSLSDMLKGKQGRFRQNLLGKRVDYSGRSVIVVGPTLKLSQCGLPKEMAIELFKPFVMKNLVNEGYAHNIKSAKRMVERVRPEVWDVLEKVIAEHPVLLNRAPTLHRLGIQAFEPILVEGKALQIHPLVCTAYNADFDGDQMAVHVPLSAEAQSEARLLMLSAHNILNPKDGRPVASPTKDMVLGCYYLTMERPGALGEGKIFKDLDEAVLAYNSKAVHLQALIKVRKDGELLETTTGRLIFNTVIPEEAGYINEMVTKKSLDKIVAKTYRFCGYEKTALLLDGIKNLGFKFSTRAGVTVGIDDIQVPEVKRTILAEADIAVAKTEQQYRRGLITDEERKILVIEIWTKANDSVTKALMESLDKFNPVYMMANSGARGNIQQLRQLAGMRGLMADPSGRTIELPIKANFREGLTVLEYFISSHGARKGLADTALRTADSGYLTRRLVDVSQDVIVREDDCGSDKGIMVEDIKEGSEMIEKLEERLVGRFLVREIRHPETGELLASPDYEISEEQAKAIADVYDKVEIRSVLNCKTRYGVCKKCYGRNLATGRQVEIGEAVGIIAAQSIGEPGTQLTMRTFHTGGVAGDDITQGLPRVEELFEARKPKGQAIISEISGTITIREVKGRREVEVTSETGEQGIYTIPFGSRLKVKNGQVISPGDELTEGSINPHDTLKIKGIIGVQVYLLGEVQRVYRLQGVDINDKHIEVMVRQMLRKVKIEEAGDTSLLPGGLIDIFEFEEENAKVLQEGGEPAECRPVLLGITKASLATDSFLSAASFQETTRVLTEAAIKGKVDPLIGLKENVIIGKLIPAGTGMSKYRTLKVTDSGALQSRTEV is encoded by the coding sequence GTGCTTGATGTGAATAATTTTGAGAGGATGCGTATCGGGTTGGCTTCTCCGGAGATGATCCGCAAATGGTCCTATGGGGAAGTAAAAAAACCTGAAACCATTAATTACCGCACCTTAAAGCCCGAAAGAGAAGGTCTTTTCTGTGAAAAAATATTTGGCCCTACCCGTGACTGGGAGTGCCACTGCGGTAAATATAAGAGAGTCCGTTATAAAGGCATTATTTGTGACCGATGCGGTGTTGAAGTAACGAGGTCTAAAGTCCGCCGCGAGAGAATGGGACATATTGAGCTGGCTGCGCCGGTTTCCCATATCTGGTACTTCAAAGGGATTCCGAGCAGAATGGGGCTTCTGCTGGACATGTCACCGCGTTCTCTGGAAAAAGTTCTATATTTTGTCGCGTATATCGTTGTTGATCCAAAGGATACCTCCCTGATGAAAAAACAGCTTCTTACCGAGACAGAATACCGGGAGGCCAGGGAAAAATACGGCAGTGGCTTCAAGGCAGAGATGGGTGCTGAGGCCATCAAGGCGTTATTGGCCGAGATTGATCTAGATAAACTGAACGAAGAACTTCGCACCGAGCTTAAGGAAGTGTCCGGTCAGCGAAAAATCAGGGCGATCAGACGGCTGGAAGTTGTCGAAGCATTTAAACAGTCCGGAAACAGTCCGGAATGGATGGTTCTTGATGCGATCCCGGTTATTCCGCCAGAACTGCGGCCGATGGTTCAGCTGGATGGCGGAAGGTTTGCAACCTCCGACCTGAATGATCTGTACCGCAGGGTTATTAATAGAAATAACAGGCTGAAAAAGCTTCTTGACCTTGGCGCTCCGGATATTATTGTCCGGAACGAAAAAAGAATGCTTCAAGAAGCTGTTGACGCACTGATTGACAATGGCCGTCGCGGACGGCCGGTTACCGGACCTGGCAACAGGCCGCTAAAATCGTTGAGTGATATGCTGAAAGGTAAGCAGGGAAGATTCCGTCAGAACCTTTTAGGAAAACGTGTTGACTATTCCGGACGTTCTGTTATCGTTGTAGGGCCGACACTGAAGCTTTCCCAGTGCGGGTTGCCGAAAGAGATGGCGATTGAGCTGTTTAAACCTTTCGTGATGAAAAACTTAGTTAATGAGGGTTATGCTCATAATATTAAAAGCGCCAAGCGAATGGTGGAAAGGGTAAGACCGGAAGTATGGGATGTCCTGGAAAAAGTCATTGCTGAGCATCCAGTGCTTCTGAACCGTGCCCCAACGCTGCACAGACTTGGAATTCAGGCTTTTGAGCCTATCCTTGTCGAAGGTAAGGCCCTGCAGATTCACCCGCTCGTTTGTACGGCTTACAATGCCGACTTCGATGGGGACCAGATGGCGGTTCACGTGCCGCTTTCCGCTGAGGCCCAGTCTGAAGCTCGGCTGCTGATGCTGTCCGCGCACAATATCCTGAACCCGAAAGACGGACGCCCGGTAGCTTCACCAACCAAAGATATGGTTCTGGGCTGCTACTATCTGACAATGGAAAGACCTGGAGCCCTTGGTGAAGGCAAGATCTTCAAGGATCTGGATGAAGCGGTTCTGGCGTACAATTCCAAAGCTGTCCATCTTCAAGCCTTGATCAAGGTGCGCAAGGATGGAGAACTTCTGGAGACAACGACAGGAAGACTCATTTTCAATACCGTTATTCCTGAAGAAGCCGGTTATATAAACGAAATGGTCACTAAGAAGTCTTTAGATAAAATTGTTGCCAAGACTTACCGTTTTTGCGGTTACGAGAAGACAGCCTTATTGCTGGACGGAATAAAAAATCTAGGCTTTAAGTTTTCGACACGAGCCGGAGTCACGGTCGGTATTGACGATATCCAGGTTCCCGAAGTCAAGAGAACGATTCTGGCCGAGGCGGATATTGCTGTTGCCAAGACCGAACAGCAGTACCGACGCGGTCTCATTACCGATGAAGAGCGCAAGATCCTTGTTATCGAAATCTGGACTAAAGCCAATGATTCCGTAACGAAAGCTTTGATGGAATCACTGGATAAGTTTAATCCGGTTTATATGATGGCCAATTCCGGAGCGCGTGGTAATATTCAGCAGCTGCGTCAGCTGGCAGGGATGCGCGGACTGATGGCAGACCCGTCAGGCCGAACGATTGAACTGCCTATTAAAGCCAACTTCCGTGAAGGCCTGACTGTGTTGGAGTACTTTATCTCTTCGCACGGTGCGCGTAAAGGTTTGGCTGACACCGCACTCAGAACTGCCGACTCCGGGTATCTGACCCGCAGACTCGTCGATGTATCCCAGGATGTCATTGTCCGGGAGGATGATTGCGGCTCCGATAAAGGCATTATGGTCGAAGACATCAAGGAAGGCAGTGAAATGATCGAAAAACTGGAAGAACGTCTGGTAGGACGCTTCCTGGTAAGAGAGATCCGTCATCCTGAAACAGGCGAACTGCTGGCTTCTCCCGATTACGAAATCAGTGAAGAACAAGCTAAAGCGATTGCTGATGTTTATGACAAAGTTGAGATAAGGTCCGTGCTGAACTGTAAGACCCGTTACGGCGTTTGCAAGAAATGCTACGGCAGAAACCTTGCCACCGGACGTCAGGTTGAAATCGGTGAAGCAGTCGGCATTATCGCTGCCCAATCTATCGGTGAACCTGGAACCCAGCTTACGATGCGTACTTTCCACACCGGTGGTGTTGCCGGAGACGACATTACTCAGGGTCTGCCGAGGGTAGAGGAACTGTTTGAAGCACGCAAGCCCAAAGGCCAGGCGATTATCTCCGAAATCAGTGGCACAATTACGATCAGAGAAGTCAAAGGCCGCAGAGAAGTGGAAGTCACGAGCGAAACCGGGGAACAAGGAATCTATACCATACCGTTTGGTTCCCGCCTCAAAGTCAAGAATGGCCAGGTCATTTCCCCTGGTGACGAATTGACTGAAGGCAGCATTAATCCTCATGATACGCTGAAGATTAAGGGAATAATCGGTGTACAGGTCTATCTGCTCGGAGAAGTGCAGCGGGTATACCGTCTGCAGGGCGTTGATATCAATGACAAGCATATCGAGGTGATGGTCCGGCAGATGCTCAGAAAAGTTAAGATAGAAGAAGCCGGAGACACCAGCCTTCTACCCGGCGGACTGATCGATATCTTCGAGTTTGAGGAGGAAAACGCGAAAGTCTTGCAGGAAGGCGGAGAACCTGCTGAATGCCGTCCGGTTCTGCTCGGAATTACCAAGGCTTCTCTCGCTACCGATTCCTTCCTCTCGGCAGCATCCTTCCAGGAGACAACCAGAGTACTCACGGAAGCTGCTATTAAAGGAAAAGTCGATCCGTTGATTGGCCTGAAAGAGAATGTCATCATCGGAAAACTAATCCCTGCCGGTACCGGGATGTCCAAATACCGCACCCTGAAAGTCACAGACAGCGGGGCACTTCAGTCCAGGACTGAAGTGTAG
- the rpoB gene encoding DNA-directed RNA polymerase subunit beta translates to MVNPIKVGTRERASYARLREVLDMPNLIEIQQNSYEWFLKEGLREMFRDISPIQDFTGNLVLEFIDYSLGDPKYEVEECKERDVTFAAPLRVKVRLINKETGEVKEQEVFMGDFPLMTDKGTFIINGAERVIVSQLVRSPGVYYSETIDTSGKKLYGATIIPNRGAWLEFETDINDNIFVRVDRTRKLPATVLVRALGYSTNGRILEAFDDNENVKITLERDNTESTEEALVEIYKRLRPGEPPTVESARSLLESLFFDPRRYDLAKVGRYKLNNKLGLDIPKNIRHLTSEDIIASISRMLKIINGEGHIDDIDHLGNRRLRSVGELLQNQFRIGLSRMERVVRERMTIQDIEGITPQVLINIRPVVAAIKEFFGSSQLSQFMDQTNPLAELTHKRRLSALGPGGLSRERAGFEVRDVHHSHYGRMCPIETPEGPNIGLIGSLSTYGRINEYGFIEAPYRKVENGKVTDEIHYLTADEEEKYIIAQANAAVGENGEFLSEKIEARHGEDFVLVPPVNIQYMDVSPKQMVSIATALIPFLEHDDANRALMGSNMQRQAVPLLRTDAPYIGTGMEYKAAVDSGVCLVSPKEGTALRVTSDEIIIQNNDGTTTRNRLLKYTRSNQGTCINQKPIVVKGQRIDAGQVIADGPSTDNGELALGRNVLVAFMPWEGYNYEDAILISEKLVKEDYFTSIHIEEYEADARDTKLGPEEITRDIPNVGEDVLKDLDERGIIRIGAEVRPGDILVGKVTPKGETELTAEERLLRAIFGEKAREVRDTSLRVPHGEAGKVVDVKVFKRENGDELAPGVNQLVRVYIAQKRKISVGDKMAGRHGNKGVISRIMRQEDMPFMPDGTPIEIVLNPLGVPSRMNIGQVLETHLGWAAKALGMYIATPVFDGAREDDVFDTLRKAGLPGHGKSVLYDGRTGEPFDNEVTVGYMYMLKLHHLVDDKIHARSTGPYSLVTQQPLGGKAQFGGQRFGEMEVWALEAYGASFTLQEILTVKSDDVVGRVKTYEAIVKGENIPEPGVPESFKVLIKELQSLGLDVSVLSEEDQEIEIKDLDDDVTEVAHELGMDDQYSVIDANDESGIGYDNEDETLDEDLDGDLNDKTEDFPVLSVPESDLGNDLVNDLDNDFSDNMDDDFDPDYK, encoded by the coding sequence ATGGTGAATCCTATCAAAGTTGGAACAAGAGAACGGGCAAGTTATGCGAGGCTTCGGGAAGTTCTGGATATGCCCAACTTAATCGAAATTCAACAGAATTCCTACGAGTGGTTTCTGAAGGAAGGGCTTCGCGAAATGTTTCGCGACATTTCCCCGATTCAGGATTTTACCGGAAATCTGGTTTTGGAATTCATAGACTACAGCCTCGGCGATCCAAAATATGAGGTCGAGGAATGCAAAGAACGTGACGTTACGTTTGCAGCGCCTCTCAGAGTCAAAGTACGCCTTATTAATAAGGAAACAGGAGAGGTTAAGGAGCAGGAAGTGTTCATGGGGGACTTTCCCCTGATGACCGATAAAGGCACCTTCATTATTAATGGTGCGGAACGTGTTATTGTCAGTCAGTTGGTAAGATCGCCCGGCGTTTATTATTCTGAAACAATCGACACCAGCGGTAAAAAGCTTTACGGCGCAACAATTATTCCGAACCGTGGTGCCTGGCTGGAATTTGAGACAGATATTAATGATAATATTTTTGTCCGGGTTGACAGAACCCGTAAACTACCGGCTACTGTACTGGTCAGAGCCCTTGGCTATTCAACCAATGGCCGGATCCTCGAAGCGTTCGATGACAATGAGAACGTTAAAATTACGCTGGAAAGAGACAATACGGAATCAACGGAAGAAGCGCTGGTTGAGATTTATAAACGTCTTCGTCCTGGAGAACCGCCTACGGTGGAGAGTGCCCGCAGTCTTCTGGAATCCTTGTTCTTTGATCCCAGAAGATATGATCTGGCAAAAGTAGGCCGTTATAAGCTGAACAACAAACTGGGTCTGGATATTCCCAAGAACATACGGCATTTAACATCCGAGGACATCATCGCATCGATTTCTCGGATGCTTAAAATAATTAATGGTGAAGGACATATTGATGATATTGATCACCTTGGCAACAGACGTTTGCGTTCGGTTGGCGAGCTTCTTCAGAATCAGTTCAGAATCGGTCTCTCCCGTATGGAGAGAGTGGTGAGAGAGAGAATGACGATTCAGGACATTGAGGGGATTACACCTCAGGTGCTGATCAATATACGTCCAGTCGTGGCCGCAATTAAAGAGTTTTTTGGAAGCAGCCAGTTATCACAGTTTATGGACCAGACCAATCCGCTGGCCGAGCTTACGCATAAACGCCGTCTCAGCGCGCTGGGACCTGGTGGTTTAAGCAGAGAGAGAGCCGGATTTGAAGTGCGTGACGTGCATCATTCCCACTATGGCCGGATGTGCCCGATTGAAACGCCTGAGGGTCCGAACATTGGTTTGATTGGTTCACTCAGCACATATGGACGCATTAATGAGTATGGCTTTATTGAGGCACCTTACCGCAAAGTAGAAAATGGCAAAGTGACGGATGAGATCCATTACTTAACAGCTGATGAAGAGGAAAAATATATTATTGCCCAGGCCAATGCCGCTGTTGGTGAAAATGGGGAGTTTTTAAGCGAAAAGATCGAAGCGCGCCACGGTGAAGATTTCGTCCTGGTTCCGCCGGTAAACATTCAGTATATGGACGTTTCGCCGAAGCAGATGGTATCGATTGCGACCGCCTTGATTCCATTCCTCGAGCATGACGATGCTAACCGTGCTCTGATGGGTTCCAACATGCAGCGTCAGGCTGTGCCTCTACTCAGAACAGATGCACCGTATATTGGCACCGGCATGGAGTATAAGGCTGCTGTTGATTCCGGTGTTTGTCTGGTTTCTCCAAAAGAAGGAACTGCTTTACGGGTTACTTCCGATGAGATCATCATTCAAAACAATGACGGTACAACAACCCGGAATAGACTTTTGAAATACACGCGCAGCAACCAGGGAACCTGTATCAATCAGAAACCGATTGTTGTCAAAGGCCAGAGAATCGATGCTGGTCAGGTAATTGCCGACGGCCCGTCAACAGATAACGGAGAACTTGCCCTCGGGCGAAACGTTCTGGTAGCGTTTATGCCCTGGGAAGGATACAACTATGAGGATGCTATTCTGATCAGCGAGAAGCTGGTGAAAGAAGATTATTTTACGTCCATTCATATTGAGGAATACGAAGCAGATGCCCGGGATACCAAACTTGGGCCTGAAGAGATTACCAGAGATATTCCAAACGTCGGAGAAGATGTTTTGAAAGATCTTGACGAACGTGGTATTATCCGGATCGGTGCCGAAGTGCGCCCTGGAGATATCTTAGTGGGCAAGGTTACTCCGAAAGGGGAAACAGAGCTTACGGCTGAAGAACGCCTGCTAAGAGCAATCTTTGGTGAGAAAGCCAGAGAAGTCAGGGATACTTCTTTACGTGTTCCGCATGGCGAGGCCGGAAAAGTTGTTGATGTTAAAGTATTTAAGCGCGAGAACGGCGATGAACTGGCCCCTGGGGTCAACCAACTCGTAAGAGTCTATATTGCCCAGAAACGTAAGATATCCGTCGGCGATAAAATGGCTGGAAGACACGGAAACAAAGGGGTTATTTCCAGAATTATGCGCCAGGAGGATATGCCTTTCATGCCGGACGGCACGCCGATTGAAATCGTTCTGAATCCGCTCGGTGTTCCATCTCGTATGAATATCGGACAGGTTCTGGAGACCCATCTTGGTTGGGCGGCGAAAGCACTGGGCATGTATATTGCCACACCGGTTTTTGACGGAGCCAGAGAAGATGATGTCTTTGATACCTTGAGAAAGGCCGGACTTCCCGGACATGGAAAATCCGTTCTTTATGACGGCCGTACCGGTGAGCCTTTTGATAATGAAGTTACTGTTGGCTACATGTATATGCTGAAACTTCACCATCTTGTTGATGACAAGATCCATGCCCGTTCTACAGGTCCGTACTCGCTGGTCACCCAGCAGCCGCTCGGCGGTAAAGCGCAGTTCGGCGGTCAACGCTTCGGAGAGATGGAAGTTTGGGCACTTGAAGCTTATGGTGCATCGTTTACGCTGCAGGAGATACTTACCGTTAAATCCGATGATGTGGTAGGTAGGGTCAAGACCTATGAAGCAATTGTCAAAGGTGAGAATATTCCTGAGCCGGGCGTGCCAGAATCGTTTAAGGTACTCATCAAGGAATTGCAGAGCCTTGGACTTGATGTTTCCGTACTTTCGGAAGAAGATCAGGAAATTGAAATTAAGGATCTGGATGATGATGTCACAGAAGTTGCCCATGAACTGGGAATGGATGATCAGTATTCCGTGATTGATGCCAATGACGAAAGCGGCATTGGCTATGATAATGAAGATGAGACTCTTGATGAAGATTTGGATGGCGATTTGAATGACAAAACTGAAGATTTCCCTGTCCTGAGTGTTCCCGAGTCTGACCTTGGTAATGATCTTGTTAATGATCTGGACAATGATTTCAGCGACAACATGGATGACGATTTTGATCCAGATTACAAGTAA
- the rplL gene encoding 50S ribosomal protein L7/L12, which translates to MSKTAEILEAVKGMTVLELAELVKAFEEEFGVSAAAPAAVMAAPAAGAAAPVAEEQTEFDVILTSAGAAKINVIKVVREITGLGLKEAKDLVDGAPKSVKEKITKEEAEAIKAKLVEAGAGVDVK; encoded by the coding sequence ATGTCCAAAACTGCTGAAATTTTAGAAGCCGTAAAAGGTATGACCGTTCTTGAGCTTGCTGAGCTCGTTAAAGCTTTCGAAGAAGAGTTTGGTGTAAGCGCTGCTGCTCCCGCAGCTGTTATGGCTGCCCCGGCAGCTGGCGCTGCTGCTCCTGTTGCTGAAGAGCAAACAGAATTTGATGTTATCCTGACCAGCGCTGGTGCTGCAAAGATCAACGTCATCAAAGTTGTCCGTGAAATCACTGGCCTGGGCTTAAAAGAAGCTAAAGATCTTGTTGACGGCGCACCGAAATCTGTCAAAGAAAAAATTACCAAAGAAGAAGCTGAAGCCATCAAAGCTAAACTTGTTGAAGCTGGTGCCGGCGTAGACGTAAAATAA